The Panicum virgatum strain AP13 chromosome 6K, P.virgatum_v5, whole genome shotgun sequence nucleotide sequence TGCTTCATGCTTCTTTGAACTATGATACTCCAAGAATATTATTGACCATGAGTACACGGTATATTCTTTGTTTGTGATGTAGACTTGTGTTTGCACCGCTGACAACCGCCAAGAGTGATCCAGTGACGGATTGTGTTGCGTGGGATGCATGTAGTACCAAGCCTTGGCTTCGGCTTCCTACCATTTTCTATTGCCGTTCTCGTTATCTCAACCACTCTTGCAGTTGAACTTCATACCAAGCACATTCTTTTGATTTAGAAAGGTGTTGTGTATGTCTAAGAAAGAATGGGGGTCAGCTAGCAGTCCCCTTTTTTTGCGACTAGCTAGTAGTCCAGGTTTTCTAATTCGTCTATTGCATGATCTTCACTAATCAGCCGCTCGAGAAATTCAAACATTATCAGTTCATCGAGGAGACCATGGCTGAGCACGTTTTTTACTAAGAGACATCTCCAATTtacgttttgctccgagtttgaTGCATGTGCATGGTTACTTATTTGCGCATTGAATCTTCCTTAGTTGAAACAAGGGCTCATCTTCAAAACGAGGTCACTTACCTGGCGGATGTTCTTGAAGTTCAGATCTTTAAAGGGTCGTCGGATTTTGTTTCGCTGTCTTCCCTTAGGCTTCCAAatctcacccccccccccccccccttctttTTCAGTAGCACTTGTGTCTGCCTGTTGCATGATACTGACTGTTCCGGTCAGTTTTTCTACTCAGCGGGGAGGACAGTACGGAGTGGTCCAGCTGATCCATGGCGTTTTCTAGTACCAGTACCACTCTCGGCTACAGCTTGCACACAAGCTTACACACCTAGCAGCAGGCCAGCAATGCCGCGTGTTTCAGACGGTCGCGTTTGTTGTGTGCCTGCCTGCGTTCCTACAGCTCGACGACGAGCCGGCCTACaagtcgccgtcgtcgtcgcgttCTGCAGGTTGCACCGAAGCTGTGGTGTTGTCTCTCTCGTGCAGACCTTGACATGTTCATGCGCATCAGCGTATCTGCGTATGGCAGGCACGACGAAGGTAGTGCACAAGTTTACCTTTTCTCAGCAGTGAAATCGTCGGGAGGCTGTGGTCTGTGGAGTGAGGACTGGTTTTCAGCTCGTTGGTTATTAgtagatttttctttttgaagaaGAATAAGAAGAACTGAAGATCAATGTCTGGACGCAGCTTAACCTATCTGATTGCTCTAATCCTCTTTAACATTTGCAATCAAAATCCATGCGTTGCAAACAGCGCGCGGTGGCCCAAGCAATAATCCAGCCCACATACAATTCCTCTGCTCCCCACCGGACGAAGCAGGGGAGAAGACGAACGCATATCCACGCGGCCTCAAGGGCATTAAGGTTGTTTGGTTGGGAGAGCTCTCTCGAAACCTCTCTCTGCTACAGTCGAGAGGGGAGAAAGGAGGCAGTCCGTGGTTCTTGTGCTCTCGCCGGCGGGAACGCCGATCCCCTCCGCCTCCGACAGCCCCTTCGGCTTCGGATGTGTAGGGGAACGGTGCTTCTCCGTCCGGCGGTGTAGATTTTGTACTAGCTTGTCTAGTCTTCGTGTTTCCGGCGACGACGGTGAGACGGCGACATCGTCGGCGCACTGGTGGAATAAGTCCTTCCGGCCTCGTTCTTGTCCTGTCGGCGTTCACTCCGGCGCCAAATGGAGGCTTGTGAAGGTGAGGTCTGCCGGATTTGGTGCTTCGGCATCAATTCTTGGCAGCTCATGTACAGGAGTCATGTCTTGTTCGGCGTCTCGGCTGGTTCTAGTGGAGGCGATGACAAATCAGTGCATCGGGTGCAAAGGGGGAGCTGGAGGGTCCGTGGTGTTGTGGAGCGTGGAGCTGCTTTGtctccggcggcagcggcagctcgTACTTCAGGAACGTTTGGGGCGTGTCCCCGGCTGATGCGTGCTCAAGGTTGTTTCGACCCCGTCCCCAGGGACAGGTGGCTGTTGCGGCTCCTTTCGAAGCTTTCATGCGAAGTTGGTGTTCCTGTTCTACGGTGAGCTCTTCTGCAGCGGTGGATTCCAGCGGCCGGCGATGTGGTCGACCATAGGAGCTTCTGCGTTGCTCTTTGTTTTTCTATCTTTCTCTAGGAGCTTCTGTGTCAGTAGGGTAGAACAACTTTTCCTTCCGTATCCTGTGCCCTTGTATCCGTATCTGTATCGGGTCTTCTCTGTTTTCCTTATGTATTAATATAGAtatgttttataaaaaaaaaaggttgtttgGTTGGCGTCCAGTGTCCACAACTTGCCACGCCGCAACTCAGGGCATTTACGTGCGTTCAGTTCACGGCATAACTAAGGCAGGGCGCACCAAACTTTGCAATCTTTATGCCACAAAAAACATGTTACAGTCATTTTCTTGGCAAATTTCGCGGCGTGTGCCTACTTTCTATACCAGCCGCACTTTGCTGTGCGGCGTCCATGCGCCGCCACAGAGCGCGGATGGACGTACGCTGCGCCCTGGCAAACGTGGCCCTGCCTGCCACACCAGATCCTACGtggccccgtttggttttgtagcgcgctagtgaatagtaaattttgaccgctaattatggtgtcaaataaagccagtttacaaaatcaacttcagaactcccgcgctagtgaccctgaagaatctaatgaggcctttgaccgcgcgattaaaGAATGGTtgttgtagtatcactgtagcaaatcatcgattacttaccgtcattagattcgtcgcgaaaagttacacccatccctgaattttttttgtaaattaacttcatttagtgcttcatgcatgcaagattcttttttcgggaagTGTGCGTGATAGATTTCTAGCACAACCAAACAAGCCCAGAGTAGTCAAAGATAGCATACTAGGGAGTACTCTATATAGCAACACCATAACACTAGGATCGATCAGCTGGCTGGCAGAATGATGACCGGAAAACCAGTCCGCCGTGCGGCCGGCGCCACCGCACACTGTTTCGCCTCCAAACAGAGGGCGGCTGCAGAGCTCGGAGGGGATGGAGCGCAAGTGTGCTAGCACCAGGCGTTGCCGCCGGAATCAGAGCCTAGTGCGCGTGCACAGGCAGCTCACCCAGCAGCTAGCTACTGTAGTAGCGAGGACTGTACTGCCCACACGGTGAGCTCCGATAGTCCGATCCGATCCCACACGTCTGGTCGTGATCATGCTTGCTCTAGCTGTCTAGCCTGGCCTGCTCATCATCGTGAGACGGAGCGAACGCCATGACAAAACCACACACACGCACGTTGCTGTCAGGCCAGGGTTTCGCTAAACTCTTCGGACTAATTAAATCCCCCACGCACGCTGCTTTAATTAATTAGTCCCCttgctcatcatcatcatcatcttctctGCTGTCTCCATCTCTGCCCGCAGCCGTGGTCGGTTAGCCGCCAACTAACCAGCGGTTAGCGGGCTTCTAGACCACCGGTCCCCCGCGCGCGCTTGGATTTGTTTTAGGccggcagagagagagaggatggaTTGACCACAAGGAACACGACATGGGGCGTGTCCGTGTACTCGCCTAGCTTGATTGATTCTTCGTCGCCGATCGATTCCTTCATTCCTGCTGCTGAAGAAAACGGGCTACTAGCTAGCTACTCtgactttttttttcagatCACCGACGATGGGTCGGGTTGAGGTTTATTAAAACGACACAGGTATGCTCTGACAGTGTTCATTAGTGCCAATAATAACACGCTAATAAGCATCATCGTTCTCTTTTCAGAATTTATTAGGTTTTGTTGGTGTAATACATTAGCAGTGTGGTGATCTATCGACCCTCCCTCCCCCATGATTGCACAGCGTTGATGCTTGTCTCTCATGCGAATTGGACACCCTGCTGCTAGTTGACGAACACGAGCGGATACTTTACGTTTGGCGACTAAGTTTATTATCGTAAACCACTCATCTGGCCTAACTTTTTTGTTGTGGGTTAGAGAAGATTAGAAGAATCTGCATTCTAAAAGGCAACTGTTGAGTGACTCTTTAAACCAATGGGCACAGAGCAGAATGCTTGGAAGATGGCCGGCCCACGGGAGCATTTTGTTGCTTCCTATGGCCACTCTTGCGGCTGGCTCCCTTGATTCTTGCAAGGAAAAAGTAGGAGACAGGAGACATCAAATGATTAGCAGCAGCTGTTGCCCTGATTAAAGTAGACTCATCCAATGCGTGCACTCGAGTAAGGCGCTTGCTGGCTTATCTTAATTCCTCTCCATACCCTTTTGTTTGCAGAAATTATTTAATTTGCGCTTTGGCGGCACACCTCTGACTGAATTTGTACCGGTGTCACGCACTTGTCCTTCCTTGCATGCAAGAGAAAAatacaagaaaaataaaaataggcaTCTGGGCCTCAAAAGAAGTACAAAATTTATTTGCACTTTATAGGTTGTTTAAATCTGAGTCGAGAGGTTAGAGAGCCAACTACTTCCATGCAAGCAGGCGTAAGGACAGATGGATGCAAAAGCGACGTGTGGGTGGCGACTGGCGACTGGCGATCAGCACctacttgattttttttataacgatttttttaagaaaaagaagCACCTACTTGCATTGATTTTGGGTTCTAATGTACTAGTATTAGTAGTTTTTAGTAGCAGACCCAAAGTAGCTCCGGCCATTGTGGTCACGACGTGCAATCTAATGAGCACCTTAATCCGTCCAATTCGGACGTAGAGGTTGGACAGATGCACCGTTCGTTCTTGTTAGTGTCGGAGCGTGACTTCCTCAGAAAATAAACAACCCTGTAGCGATCAGGTCGGTACAGGGGAAAATTCAGTGATGCGTGCACCGGCGTGCCGCGCACAGTGCACGATAAGGGCTAGCCGGAACAGTGCCAGTGGGTGGGGTCCCTGATCGACAACTTGTTCCCTGAAGCGTCACGTCGGAGCGCTATCGATGCACGAGCACGACCCTTCCAATCGGTGTCAGACCAGACCTGTCGGGCGCCCAACATGTGCAAACTCTTCGGATCGCCGTAAAATTGCAGAAATGTGGTAAGAATGTTGTTGCGAAATTACTTGATTCTGTACCAAATCATCAGGCAGAATAACCCGTGGATAAGGAACACTCATCACCACTGGGCCAGAAATCTCCGACCGATTCCGGATCAAGGACCATCTTTGCCGAAACATGTTAACGTATAACCAATTTCATCACTCCAAACCTCCGCGAGTAAGCATCAGGGTCGTCACCCaaccagggttcaccaaaccggccggaaccggtccggttaccgcggttaccggtctaaccggcccggaccggttccggttccggccggttttaaaccggcccaaatttaaattttaaatttgaattctaaaaaatggaaaaatcccaaaaaaatcttaaaaatacttcaagttaagttgcgacgaatttaatgatgtcaaattttttcaaatattcgttcatttagtatactttgcgagcatttgaagttaaacaaaaaaacgtgcatataaaaatatacaaatacaatgtaaaagtagtacaaaaaagggttggagggttcatttagactaaaacatgttatacaaacattcatttagtatactttgcggatatttgaatttaaacaaaaaaagaaaaaaaattgaatttagcgggttaccagtcaaaccgaccggtaaccgatcaaaccggaccggtaaaccggtctaaccggccggttagccgttcgaaaccggtataactgcaggttttgaattcaaatttgagtttgaccggtttttaccggtaaccggtcaaaccggaccggttagccggAACCGGGCGCCGGCGGTTCGGTCCAAACGGTCGGATAAAAAAACCCTGCACCCAACTCCCTCACATGTCTGTCACTGTCACCGATCGCATTCAATAATCtgtctttctaaaaaaaactattCAGTAATGTTGGTTGGTTGATCAACAAACTTTGAGTTTATCCTGCGTTGTCTCCTTTGTTTTGGTGTGCTCTTTGTTCTTATATGGTCGGTACATTCTGTGTGACACTCCGATCCAGGATTTAATAGAATTAATAGAATGCTcgtaccaacaagttgcaacttattTTTCGGAAGCCGATTttcaaagaactccgaggttaagcgtgcttggcccggagaagtTTGGGGATGGGTGATCGAGCAcaagtgaggacaaagtgtgcagaaaaaatatgtgttggtctgtgaggatagTCTGTGACAAAGTGTGCAAAAAAGACATGAAGTGTGCAGAAAAaatatgtgttggtctgtgaggatagTCTGTGACAAAGTGTGCAAAAAAGACATGTGTTAGTCTGTGAGGATAGTCTGTGTCCTAGTTAAGCTGTTATATGTAAGCGGACTCGGCCTCGAGGAGGCGGGGACGTTACATTCTGCTGCAGTGATAACAATATAGTTGAATTTGACTAAAGATGCCGTAAACAAATCATAAATCATGTTCCAATTATTTGATATGATGTACCATCAGGCTTGCATTTGCATCTCcgacagccccccccccccccccccccccgagtttttttttatataagcGAACTCAGTCCCCACAGTGTGTTATGCTGTGTTTGCATGCATGTAACATAAAAACCTCGGAATATTTTCAATATCTGCTCTCACCAATCACTACCAGGAATTTtagaaagtaaaaaaaaaaggtatgTCCAAGCCAAAATAGTGTGTGTAATTTGGTGCACGTACGTCTTCTTAATTTGTACTCCGTGTTTATAGAAATTACTTGTTTAATCTATTTATTAACTTCTAGAAATTTGGAGGAGCATTGGGCATGTCACTTTCTGAGAATTAGTTGATTGTACAAATATTACATGTTCTGGAAATTGCAAACTGTTGTGTCTCATCGGTCGTTTGTTCCCTAGCTAGCTACAAACATGTGATGAGATTGCGGCCTGATGTTGTGACCTGCAAAATTTTCCAATTTGCAAGAGATATAATTGCATATAGCAATTGGGAGCTGCagttggaaaaagaaaaagaaaaagaaattgaaAAATAGAAACTGACAAAGACATGTGACGAAGAAGAGATAGCATGATCACTTTAGTCTTTTATTTTGGTTTGCTAGTTTCTGTTAACTATTTCATCAACCTGTACTCGTACACGGATTAGTAATTCCATATTGTAAACGATTCATGACTTAATATGGGCCCTTATCTAAACAAATTTTGTAATCCGATATATTCAATTTGTCGCATAATACTCATATAGATATTTTCTTATagatatttatttatcatattgtACTACACTACTTTAATTAGTTACCAATCAATCTATGTACAAGCAAAAATAAGTACTGAGTTGAGGGCTCGAATCTGGATGAGTAGGATATACCACAAGGAACCTAATAATTAACTAAGCTACGCCTCAATTTGTTTGTGTACATTCTTGACTTATTATTTTGTCAAGAATTtcttagtttcaaatattcattAACTCCAATAGAAAAATTAGAGGCTCCCGGCCGATGGCTTTGGATATGCCACTATCTTACTTTCTGAGAAACAGTTTTATGTAgaaatagtataaaattttaaaaataaaacagtTATATCTCATCTACCATTTGCTCCCTAGCTACAAGCATGTGTTGAGATTGCGGTCTGCTGCTGTGATCCGGAAATCTTGCAATATGCATGAGATCGTAATTGTTTAGAGCAATTGGAAGCTGCAGTTggggggcaaaaaaaaaaggaaagaaaaggattTGAGAAACAGAAAACGCCCAAGAAGATATGCGACGGAGAAGAGATAGAGAGGATAACCACTTTAAATCCTTTTGTTCTTGTTTGCTAGCATCTGTTCATGATTCCATCGGCAATTCAGCGCACACAGAACACAGCAGggcttgcatgcatgcatccatATGCTCCGTGACTCAGGACGTTCTCTCGATGGTTGCACCACCTCCGCCCCCTGCAAAACAATTTCATCAGCACCAGTAAAAAAAACACAGCAAACGCTGCCCGGAATTTGTCCTCCATTTGGCAGCTAGCCAGGCTCAGTTCCCCGCCATCTTTTCTACTTTTTTAGGCGTTTGTGTGCTGCCTGCTGTTGATGGCATTGACTGATTGGCTGGTCCAGCGGCCGAGCTAGTCCATGGCGTTTTCTAGTACCAGCGCTACATCTGGATCACAGCTCGCACCATGTCGGTCACACCTCTTACGCCACTAGGAGCCCAGCCAAAATGCTGCAAGGAGGTCGCTCTCCAGGTTTGCAGAGCGGCAGCTGTGTTCTCCTCCCCTGAGCACCTCCCGCCGACACGCGGTCCCCACCTTCCCCGCTCAACTCCTCCCGATTATATAAGCATCCCCCCGGGCCATCGCCTCCCCTGCCTGCGTTCCCAATCATCGCCACCGTCTCCCTCAATCCCCTCTCCCCAAAACCTCTCCGCTTCATTCGTGAACTGCGCGTGCGCGtgtcgctggccgccgccgccgctccccgtgcGTGCGTCCGAGCTCTAggaaggaggaggccgaggggaGTCGACCGGCCGATCGATCGATTCATCGATGGCGAAGGGCGGGCTGAGTAAGCTGCGGTGCATGATCCGGAGGTGGCACTCGTCCAGCCGCATcgcgcgcgcgccgtcgcccgGCGAGGacggccacgccggcggcggcggcggcgacgcccggGGCGCGTCGTTCCACGGCGCGGACGAGGTGCCCAAGGGCCTGCACCCGGTCTACGTCGGCAAGTCGCGCCGCCGGTACCTCATCGCCGAGGAGCTCGTGGGCCACCCGCTGTTCCAGTCCCTCGTccaccgcgccggcggcggcggcgccgaggccggctgCACCGTCGTCGGCTGCGAGGTCGTCCTCTTCGAGCACCTCCTGTGGATGCTCGAGAACGCGGACCCGCAGCCGGAGTCCCTCGACGAGCTCGTCGAGTACTACGCGTGCTGACCGGCCAGAGCCGCCGCGCCCGGTCCCGGACGCCGGGGTTGGAAGCTTCTGGAAACAGCACATGGCTGCGGCGGATCGTCCTGCGATCCGCGTGGTTTGAGCAGTAGCGGTAGAGTGTCGTCGTGGCAAGCTCCGAACGCCGGCGGGACGGCAAGGCGTAAGCCCAAGaaccctgctcctccggcgccGTCGATCCGGTTCCATTCTTCTTTAATCGCTTCGTGTAATTGACTTCCCTTTCATTTTGCTTCTCGATTCTTTTCTTTCCCCTTCCTTCTGTCAGTAAGGGTCTAGCTGGCAGAGCGCGTCCATGTACATTGCAAATCGCGACAGAAATCGCCCATTTCGTTCCTCTGAATTAATCATTCTTGTTCATGGCTCAGTAGGATTCCGTTTTTGATGACGCCTTCGATGCAAATTCACAGGGCCATGGGAATTTGATACGCGGCAATTCAATTCTTCAGGAAAAAGGAATTTAGTTACGTTTCTGAAAGCATGGCCCTTTTTTCAAACAAACTCCAGCGCCGCCCCTGGTCGTGGTCTTGCcatggagaggggaggggaggagaaggGTCGCTAGCATATCCGCGGGCGAACAGCTGTGCGCCAAACCTGAAACGAACACCATCTGCCATGACAGGGACAAGcgtttcagactttcagttgGCGGCAAATGCGAGGGCGCACGTCTGGTGCGCGGGCTCCCCGAGTCGACCCTGCTGGATGCCATGGCATGGGCCATCGGCGGCCAGCCCATCCCTTAACCAGCTTACCTCTAGTGTAATTCTGTAGCTGCAGCCTAGTATTTCTCACCATGGCAGATTAAGCAGAAACCCTGCCAAAAAGGCAGTATTCAGAGAGCCAGAAAATGAACTGATCAGTGATCACCCAATTGAAGCAATTGACGGCCAAGATGGTCAACTCGGGGGGCACCAAACGAAGGTGTGGCCCTGCTTGGGCCAGCAGGTTTGGAACAGAACAGAACAGAACAGAACAGGCATCGCCAATCAAGGCGCGGACAGTGCTGGCTGCAAGCTCGGCGCTGCCACTTGCGGCGAGCGTGTCGTGTGTGCGTGCAAGCTCACTCGGATGCCTGCATGCCACCTTCTTTATTCGTCGCCATTAGTCCATAGTCTATTCGGCTGATGACCCATCCTCTCTTCGCCCATTGCTATGATGATTTGGGGTCTTAATCAAGATAAGATATGGAGAAGCTCTTGACCCTCTCTTCCAGATCACCAGCCTGCAagcttaaaaaaaaaagatcaccaGCCTGCAGCATCTaggtttttttttgtctccCCGGACATGAAAGGTTAAGTTTTCGGGAGTGGCAGGCACGCACAACCGTGTTGCCGCTTGAAGCATGGCTCGACTGAAACGGTGTTCGATTCTGAACTTTGTGCAGAGTTGCCCTGCGCTGCCGTGCTGGTACTGACTACTGAGGTTGGCatcagagggagggagggaggagatggACGCGAATATCTTGGACGATTTGGCTTCAGCTCCGGTCGTGTCGGCAGGGGCGTCTACGCTAGCTGCTCGATGAGGTTAGTTGGCTTGTTGCCTGCTGGTAGCAGGTCGGCTGTCTACTGCCTAATCCAACCTACCAAGGTCTGGCCTTTGGTGTTCCAGAGCCATGCGAATGCTTAGCTGCACGTATACTGACTGACAAACCCCAGCAGTTTTTTTACTATAATACATTGGCCCtatttggcagggctccaaaaTCGGCTCCAACTCCGGCTCCGGGCGGAGCTCTGCCAAACGGGTGGGCACACAGCAGCTCCATCTTAGAATCAGCACCTGAAGCCGTTTTCGGCTTCCACATGGGAGGCGAAGCCACGAGAACGTGGCTCCGCGCGGCTCCTCCTCGCCCTTCCCATCTCTGCCCCTGGGCACCGAGTGCTCACTGGCACGCGGCGGCAGGGGCCGAGGGGCGCGGCCCAGCAGGGAGGAAGGGGTCCGGACAGccggaaggagcaggaggcgcGGGCCACCGGcgtgcggaggaggaggcgcggaccACCGTCGGcgtgcggaggaggaggagacgcgcaccgccggcggcgtgcggaggaggaggaggcacggaccgccgccggcatgtggaggaggaggaggcgcgagtccccgccgccgggaggaggaccggaggagaAGGCGTGGGTCCccgccgccgggaggaggaggaggaggcgcgggccgccgccgttgccgggaggagaggagaaggaggcggcggggtTGGGCGACGAGCACCGCGAGAAGGAGATGGGGACGGGGGTGCGACGAATGGataagaggagaggaggaaaaaagaaaagaagaggagaAAAAAGGGGGAAAAAGAATAAGGTCAATTTAGATATTTTAAAATCTCAATACAATGGTGAAACTattttgccaaatatttttgaaaatgccTCCAGCTCCACAGGAGAAACCGCTCCACCagaggagccagagccggagctgCTTTCAGAGGAGCCGGAGTcctgccaaacaggcccatTATATTCTTGCACGGAGTTTATCATGCTAGTGAAATGTGCAAAAAACTTTGATCTGCGGTTTTCAGATGAACTGCCAATTCAAGCTCGCCATTGCTAGACCCTCTAAAATAAAACCTGCACAACTGAACAGCAGCATCGTTCCTCAATCAAGGGACGAAACTGTTGCGCTCTGATCTGGAGGCCGGTTTATGCTAATCCGATCCGGAGCCTAACCAaatagtaggaccaagacctgTCATCATCAGCAATGGAGCAACGAACGCGCTCGATCAATGGATCAATGGACCCCAGTCCCCCTTTTGGCGCTCATCCTGTGGA carries:
- the LOC120712531 gene encoding auxin-responsive protein SAUR76-like, whose translation is MAKGGLSKLRCMIRRWHSSSRIARAPSPGEDGHAGGGGGDARGASFHGADEVPKGLHPVYVGKSRRRYLIAEELVGHPLFQSLVHRAGGGGAEAGCTVVGCEVVLFEHLLWMLENADPQPESLDELVEYYAC